A region of Vigna radiata var. radiata cultivar VC1973A chromosome 10, Vradiata_ver6, whole genome shotgun sequence DNA encodes the following proteins:
- the LOC106775278 gene encoding isoleucine N-monooxygenase 2 gives MGQTIFLLLSNLRSFWPSLVVIITCFTIMIKTLSSNFIQTYSKQQKPKLPPGPKPWPIVGNLPEMLASKPAYKWIHNLMKQMNTDIACIRLGNAYVIPVTSPTIATEFLRKQDATFASRSLNMASDLITSGYSTTIFVPFGDQWKKMKKIITHDLLSPHKHLWLHDKRMEEADNLMFYVYNKCKMGNDGVSGLVNVRSAARHYCGNLIRKITFNVRYFGDGREDGGPGFEEVEHVDSIFDLLNYVYSFSVSDYMPCLRGLDLDGHKKKVKEALRNIKKYHDPIVHQRIKQWNDGLKVDAEDWLDVLISLKDANNNPSLTFEEISAQIVELMLATVDNPSNAFEWALAEMINQPELLRRAVEELDSVVGKDRLVQESDIPKLNYVKACAKEAFRLHPIAPFIPPHVSMSDTVVGNYFIPKGSHVLLSRQELGRNPKVWDEPYKFRPERHLKSDADDVVLTEPNLKFISFSTGRRGCPGVMLGTTMTVMLFARLLHGFTWTAPPDVPTINLSESDDDILLAQPLLAIAQPRLPQKLYQL, from the exons ATGGGTCAAACCATATTTCTTCTGTTGTCAAATCTTCGAAGCTTTTGGCCTTCTTTGGTTGTGATAATCACCTGCTTCACCATTATGATCAAAACCCTAAGCTCTAACTTCATTCAGACTTATTCTAAGCAACAGAAGCCAAAGCTCCCTCCTGGACCCAAACCATGGCCTATAGTTGGCAACCTTCCTGAAATGCTTGCAAGCAAACCTGCTTATAAGTGGATACATAATCTCATGAAACAAATGAACACTGATATTGCTTGTATCCGCTTAGGAAATGCCTATGTCATCCCAGTCACTTCTCCCACCATTGCTACCGAGTTCTTGAGAAAACAAGATGCTACTTTTGCATCAAGATCACTCAACATGGCCAGTGATCTCATTACTAGTGGATATTCAACAACAATTTTTGTGCCCTTTGGTGaccaatggaagaaaatgaagaaaatcatAACCCACGATTTGCTTTCTCCACACAAGCACCTATGGCTTCACGACAAAAGGATGGAAGAGGCTGACAACCTTATGTTCTACGTCTACAACAAGTGCAAAATGGGGAATGATGGTGTTTCTGGCCTTGTCAATGTTAGGAGTGCTGCAAGGCATTATTGTGGAAACCTTATcagaaaaattacttttaatgtaAGGTATTTTGGGGATGGTAGAGAGGATGGAGGGCCCGGCTTTGAAGAAGTAGAACATGTTGATTCCATCTTTGATTTGCTCAACTACGTTTATTCCTTTTCTGTTTCTGATTATATGCCATGCTTGAGGGGACTTGATTTGGATGGCCATAAGAAGAAAGTGAAGGAAGCTTTGAGGAACATTAAGAAGTATCATGACCCCATCGTTCACCAGAGAATCAAACAATGGAATGATGGTTTAAAGGTTGATGCAGAGGATTGGCTTGATGTTCTCATCTCACTCAAAGATGCCAACAATAATCCATCGTTAACATTCGAAGAGATCAGTGCACAAATCGTA GAATTGATGCTTGCAACAGTGGACAATCCATCCAATGCATTTGAATGGGCACTTGCTGAGATGATTAACCAGCCTGAGTTACTGCGTCGAGCTGTTGAAGAATTGGACAGTGTGGTTGGAAAAGACAGGCTGGTCCAAGAATCAGACATACCTAAGCTCAACTATGTGAAGGCATGTGCCAAAGAAGCTTTTCGTCTTCATCCCATTGCACCTTTCATTCCTCCCCATGTCTCTATGAGTGACACTGTTGTGGGGAATTACTTCATCCCTAAGGGTAGCCACGTATTGCTAAGCAGACAAGAACTTGGAAGAAATCCAAAAGTGTGGGATGAACCCTACAAGTTCAGACCTGAACGCCACCTGAAGAGTGATGCAGATGATGTGGTTTTGACTGAACCAAATCTGAAGTTCATATCATTCAGCACAGGAAGACGAGGTTGTCCTGGAGTGATGTTAGGAACGACAATGACAGTGATGCTATTTGCTAGATTGCTCCATGGCTTCACTTGGACTGCACCACCCGATGTTCCAACAATCAACCTTTCTGAGTCAGACGATGATATCCTTCTTGCACAACCACTTCTTGCAATTGCTCAGCCAAGATTACCACAAAAGCTATACCAActctaa